The Pseudomonas saponiphila DNA window CCCGGCTGTCGTCGATCACCGCTGGCCAGCCGCTGGGCCATTGATCGTATTCGTCGGCCTCCTCGACCGGCTCCCAGACACTGTCGAAAGCGTAGTCCGGGTCGTCCAGGGCCGCTTGCAGGACCTGCACCAGCCGTTGCCGATGACGGAAATTCTGCTGGGGGTAATCGCGCCTCAGCGCGTAGTGGCGGATCAGGTATTCGCGGTCTTCGGGGTCGTTGGGGTTGAAGCGGCTCAGTTCCGCATCCCGCTCAGGGGGCATGTCATAGCCGGTGAAACAGCTGATCCAATCACGGAGTTCTGGCTCGAAGGGCTGGTTACACAACGGATGGCAGAGCATGGGGACCTCCTGTCCGGGGGCGTGGAATGTAGCAAGTTGCGCCTTGTCGGGACAGCCACCCGGCGCCGTTCGGGTTCCGGTTGTCGATGATGGCTGCGGCCGGAAACCTTGAAGCCCGAAAACAAAAAAGCCCCAGGCCATCAGACCTGGGGCTTTTTCGCTAAAGCTGGCGCACTCGGCGGGATTCGAACCCACGACCCCTGCCTTCGGAGGGCAGTACTCTATCCAGCTGAGCTACGAGTGCAGTGCGGGCGACATCATACCTATGTCGACTCGGGGCGTCCACGCCGGTTTTCATTGGCGTGCGGTTGTCCGTCGCCACCCGAGGAAACCCGGGCCGTAGCGGCAGTTTTTCCCGCTGCAGTGTCTTCGTACCTGCGCGCAACCTGCAGCCATATCCGTGCGGTCACGGGGCACAGGGAGGTGCGGGAGATGAATTGTTCGATGCAAGAGGGCCTGCCGACACGGTTGGCGGATCATCTGTTCGAGGCCAGCTGGAAAGCGGTGCTGCCCGGGTTGCAGCGTCGCGCCCGGCAGTTGGCGCGGGGCAACGCCGATGGCGCCCAGGAGTGGCTGGCGGCCACGGCGATCAAGGCGCTGCTGTTCTTTCGCCGTTCGCCGGAGCGGATTCGCGATCCCCAGGGCTTTCTGTTCCTGGTGCTCGATCATGTGTTTGTCGACAGCTGTCGGCGGCGGGCGCGGGAGCAGCGTCTGTTCGTGGATTTCGCCGATTTCGAGGACGACCCGCTGCAGCAGCTGGAGGCCCCGCAGATGTCGGTGCTGGAGCAGGTGGAGCTGCTGGAAACCCTGGCCCTGCTGAGTCAGCGGGTGGCGCAATTGCCCGTTAAGAAACGCCGCTTGTTTGAACTGAAGTTCGTCGACGATCTGCCCTACCCGAACATTGCCGCCGAGCTGGGGATGAACCAGCCCCTGGCGCGCAAGCACGTGCAATTGTTGCGCGAGGCCC harbors:
- a CDS encoding RNA polymerase sigma factor, with product MQEGLPTRLADHLFEASWKAVLPGLQRRARQLARGNADGAQEWLAATAIKALLFFRRSPERIRDPQGFLFLVLDHVFVDSCRRRAREQRLFVDFADFEDDPLQQLEAPQMSVLEQVELLETLALLSQRVAQLPVKKRRLFELKFVDDLPYPNIAAELGMNQPLARKHVQLLREALR